From a single Metopolophium dirhodum isolate CAU chromosome 6, ASM1992520v1, whole genome shotgun sequence genomic region:
- the LOC132946234 gene encoding E3 SUMO-protein ligase RanBP2-like isoform X2 — MIGVGNAVVCRSKKDIDRHVQEQFDKLNNEHEKKLKGLAIARMYFKVSEFELAKQYVISFLSVNENSSEGRRLLGHCYDKIGNKEKAVLEYQKSLTSTPNQPELLLLCCDLMVDPSVKLNEVQAEKICKQTENLYPYHPTVYKLKERLLASNENCDPHKVENLLNAEISVRPDDINLRIRQLKLYESSGRLSEAYSYAINIEKNCKFQKDNVEWYETVSQICEAYGTLNTVNWEFYSRVLPIYEHAASLFIIESKTNKQKTVSECHKVLFRLDQALYKAIQISSPQTEFYRSLIQHLSNQFYFHLASAIIKLAKKENSTSWCKSNQLSAPLFLMSLAPPIDKQAFESITNKEFSLEQKSNVALWELEGTRRIIESGFVLRAMMAKEDEHFIDNVKLLCIKDWKTTNYKKIFDDPEYAKGVPTSFFVHYSPEKLVYNIPELIQYAVPKHMLSFEMSRPGSLHHLVWYGIQLLESENKGCGIRLTKNTVFPVGFGCKSFNELPLATNTLASANIESICQIDMNTFLYATVFSVASFLDNQSQKNDSKAPQTFPSNITDQLTTSEQENWWKSMYKIYSKNVDVKYVSQLRKAAIQGLESIRLIGNHGIDVQLMVYLAKNFASQANKIMDNFLLKEGLEKRASLYWKMAIQLLERINERGIEHKSKNTLFEFYRKKLTPGEIFELLEEGKFYLACQLMNNEQNEEAIEAFKSINSPYASFYQAMIYKKIIKSPSFDISTDTLSDANNTVVVKVKELLNITKDRLKKKPHHPLHLQLKEELLDLNLDIDMNGTPNSQSNLNLSGEDYSDNVNVSRRHLYNKFGDRSFLNVTSTPVKSQLTPPRRILDEETDVKLLNELKVTVQSQNVQCQTLGLQYYNMIETLRSMSEKVDKLFDHFDKTKDSIFDKINELSHQVSTNNSTATTNDKLEKDGKLIERIDRLEEVLMEKLNAMNEIKTRHDDLYAVYAENEDDFDKINYDQSSCIQNAFDDQTQLATISFPTTQLPFASSIPFQQLGLFNPTSQSTQFPSYPMAPNPNVNITSSDTLPTGPPVSQPPLSVIIPTHHILGGGLITSEASSYPFKFNSQHVNNQSQSVISRGVPSIQPTSSVDVSSTEQISFQSPLSTFKETYETSLNKSRNSGTDDSYVEEHDPIPEFQPIIPLPDEIKEVTGEENDTILFERRAKLYKYIQKEWKEKGIGILKILKNSDTNKVRLVMRREQVHKVCANHFLYDNMELKSKGDKAVVWSANDFSDAVEVQIENLCARFKTVEDCNEFRRVFNENKQPCSLNTSLVDPNITDDYSESVFEVNKDSSLKLSLENEKSLKHELGGFTFSSPPIINDITTPKQNETPEKPKGLFSNLSFSTPIGDTATPSLKSLLKPMDSETNKDVNDKQSFSFNASKSAIFSTETTPKSTEKSLFSFNNVEEKSAMFTPKLDFTSGTSATSYFSTLAKSSPNLGFTNSPDFKGFPGAGSTIFSVKTNPSPHAIIKPDDLNNESVSQPYEGSEDFVPTAEFSPVIPLPEKVEVVTGEEGLETVFDDRAKLLRFDTITKEWKEKGIGQIKILHNPKDDYYQLLMRREVILKVCCNQRLTSDLELKPVTSSEKAMSWVGQDYSEGECKKELFAIRFKTIEQLHAFKDKFNTIKNKLQELKEVSSSAEAKVVEKKSNIKLDVSKPLPNLNDLAQFKPKPGSWTCDACYLSNDANTVKCVACCTLKPGAVVDDQTPKSQSTTGFTFGQTSFSSSLKFGDALSNSQPGIPFVMPTFGTSAVSFSSLSTSDHTNTFGLPIKTAVHQKKTLTWREESAGLEKYDSDKSDDESNDGTDESNDESDDNDRPKSVFGNEKTKFSSNVKIEKPSFKIDNSSTTLKSSENQVKIENPSFSIDNSNSFKSSDNQESVKFLDVKSLKDVVSHTDQKLAEELKLPLSFFLYKSKPKCKGCAGCEEDSEHEIEKVKEQDEVPVSVSESNITSITSTNNIPQSFHTTSFLFGDKSSTNIFEKHTPIAPIFGSKPIFGSFSSDSTKTDDTKSTNLFGLPSNVNPSSIFGSFCASGSTESPNTTQNSLFSKTDDIKSKTEGLFNFSPKTDSPFKFGTISKDPKSVFGQGLFGLKDKITVDESALKVNPWATSNFNLNKSTDEEKNCEKAEENGEEEVDNSHDPHFEPIIPLPDAIEVSTGEENEKILFCERSKLFRKDGSEYKERGIGEMKVLFHPERNTYRFLFRREKVFKVVCNHLITSDIKLVAMTSSNKAFCWPCMNTTEDNPEPQKEMLAVRFKNEEIAGKFKQVFDDCVSKLSA; from the exons aaaAAGCTTAAAGGATTAGCTATTGCTCGTATGTACTTCAAAGTATCTGAATTTGAGTTAGCTAAGCAATATGTTATTAGCTTTTTGAGCGTGAATGAGAATTCCTCCGAAGGACGTCGATTACTTGGTCATTGTTATGACAAAATTGGTAATAAAGAAAAAGCAGTTTTAGAGTACCAAAAATCTTTAACTTCAACACCTAACCAACCAgaactactattattat gttGTGATCTTATGGTTGATCCTTCTGTTAAGTTAAATGAAGTTCAAGCTGAAAAAATATGTAAGCAAACAGAAAATTTATATCCTTATCATCCTACTGTTTATAAACTAAAAGAGAGATTATTGGCATCAAATGAAAACTGTGATCCTCATAAAGTAGAGAATTTGCTTAATG ctGAAATATCTGTTAGGCCAGATGACATTAATCTTAGAATTAGACAGTTGAAATTATATGAAAGTTCTGGACGCTTATCTGAAGCTTATTCGTATGcaattaatatagaaaaaaattgcaaGTTCCAAAAAGATAATGTTGAATGGTATGAGACTGTTTCTCAGATATGTgaa gcATATGGTACTTTAAATACAGTAAATTGGGAATTCTATTCACGGGTATTGCCTATTTATGAACATGCTgcttctttatttattattgaatcaaaaacaaacaaGCAAAAAACTGTATCGGAATGTCATAAAGTTCTTTTtag acttgATCAGGCTCTATATAAAGCTATACAAATATCATCTCCACAAACAGAGTTTTACCGAAGTCTCattcaacatttatcaaatcAGTTTTATTTTCACTTAGCTAGTGCAATTATAAAATTGgccaaaaaa gaAAATTCAACTTCTTGGTGTAAAAGTAACCAATTGTCAGCACCGTTATTTTTAATGTCCTTAGCGCCTCCGATTGACAAACAAGCTTTTGAAAGTATAACAAATAAAGAATTTAGTTTGGAGCAAAAATCAAATGTTGCGTTATGGGAATTAGAAGGTACCAGACGGATAATTGAGAGTGGCTTTGTTTTACGGGCTATGATGGCAAAAGAGgatgaacattttattgataatgtTAAACTATTGTGTATCAAGGATTGGAAAACAACAAACTATAAG AAAATATTTGACGATCCAGAATATGCTAAAGGAGTTCCAACAtcattttttgttcattattcaCCAGAAAAATTAGTCTACAATATTCCAGAACTAATACAGTATGCTGTACCTAAACATA tgTTGTCATTTGAGATGAGTCGCCCTGGTTCATTACATCATTTAGTTTGGTatggaatacaattattagaaaGTGAAAACAAAGGATGTGGAATAAGATTAACTAAGAACACAGTGTTTCCAGTTGGGTTTGGATGTAAAAGTTTTAATGAATTACCTTTGGCTACTAATACTCTTGCATCTGCCAATATTGAGTCGATATGCCAAATagatatgaatacatttttatacgcTACAG tttttagtGTTGCTTCATTCCTGGATAACCAATCACAAAAAAATGATTCCAAAGCACCACAGACATTTCCATCTAATATAACTGATCAATTAACAACATCAGAACAAGAGAATTG gtGGAAATCAATGTAcaagatttattcaaaaaatgttgatgttaaATATGTATCACAATTAAGAAAAGCTGCTATTCAAGGATTAGAGTCAATTCGATTAATTGGAAATCATGGAATTGATGTTCAATTAATGGTGTATTTGGCAAAAAACTTTGCTAGTCag GCTAACAAAATAATGGATAACTTCCTTTTAAAAGAAGGACTAGAAAAACGAGCTTCGCTTTATTGGAAAATGGCTATACAGTTACTTGAACGCATTAATGAACGTGGAATTGAACATAAGTCAAAAAATACactgtttgaattttacag aaaaaaattgactCCAGGAGAAATATTTGAGTTATTGGAGGAAGGTAAATTTTATTTAGCTTGTCAGTTaatgaacaatgaacaaaatGAAGAAGCAATAGAAGCATTCAAAAGCATTAATTCACCATATGCATCATTTTACCAAGCAATG atttataaaaaaattataaaatcgccTTCTTTTGACATTTCTACTGATACATTATCAGATGCAAATAATACGGTAGTGGTGAAAGTCAAGgaattactaaatattactaaAGATCGTTTAAAGAAAAAACCTCATCATCCATTGCATTTACAACTAAAGGAAGAGttattagatttaaatttaGACATTGATATGAATGGGACACCTAATAGtc aatcaaatttaaacttatctGGAGAGGATTATAGTGATAATGTGAATGTATCAAGGagacacctatataataaatttggaGACCGATCCTTTCTCAATGTTACTAGTACTCCTGTTAAATCACAACTCACTCCA cccCGAAGAATTTTAGATGAAGAAACTGATGTCAAATTACTTAATGAATTAAAAGTAACTGTACAATCACAGAATGTACAGTGTCAAACTTTAGGattgcagtattataatatgatagaaaCATTGAGGTCAATGTCTGAAAAGgttgataaattatttgatcATTTTGACAAAACAAAAGATTCAATATTTGATAAGATAAATGAATTATCTCATCAAGTTTCCACAAATAATTCTACAGCTACTACTAATGATAAGCTTGAAAAAGATGGTAAACTAATTGAACGTATTGACAGACTAGAAGAAGTTTTGATGGAAAAGCTTAATGctatgaatgaaataaaaaccaGACATGATGATTTGTATGCTGTATATGCAGAAAATGAAgatgattttgataaaattaattatgatcaaTCATCATGTATCCAAAATGCATTTGATGATCAAACTCAATTGGCTACAATAAGTTTTCCTACAACTCAACTGCCATTTGCGTCTTCTATACCATTTCAGCAGTTAGGGTTATTTAATCCGACTAGTCAATCTACCCAATTTCCATCGTATCCAATGGCTCCTAACCcaaatgtaaatataacatCGTCTGATACTTTACCAACTGGACCTCCAGTGTCTCAGCCTCCTCTTAGTGTAATTATACCAACACACCATATTCTTGGTGGTGGTTTAATTACATCTGAAGCTTCATCATATCCTTTCAAATTTAATAGCCAACATGTTAATAATCAATCTCAATCAGTCATATCCCGTGGGGTACCTAGTATTCAGCCAACTTCATCTGTTGATGTATCGAGTACTGAACAAATTTCATTTCAATCTcctttgtcaacatttaaagaAACTTATGAAACTTCATTAAATAAGTCTAGGAACTCTGGAACTGATGATAGTTATGTTGAAGAACATGATCCAATACCAGAATTTCAACCAATCATACCATTGCCTGATGAAATTAAGGAAGTTACTGGTGAAgaaaatgatacaatattatttgaaaggcgtgctaaattgtataaatatattcaaaaggAATGGAAAGAAAAAGgtattggtattttaaaaatattaaaaaacagtgATACAAACAAAGTTAGATTGGTAATGAGACGAGAGCAAGTACACAAGGTTTGTGCTAATCATTtcttatatgataatatggaaTTGAAATCTAAAGGTGATAAAGCAGTTGTTTGGTCAGCTAATGATTTCTCTGATGCTGTTGAagtacaaattgaaaatttatgtGCAAGATTTAAAACAGTTGAAGACTGTAATGAGTTCAGAAGAGTCTTTAATGAAAACAAACAACCCTGCTCTCTAAATACTTCATTAGTTGATCCCAACATTACAGATGATTACAGTGAATCTGTGTTTGAAGTAAATAAAGATTCGAGTTTAAAATTATCTTTGGAGAATGAAAAATCACTAAAACATGAATTAGGTGGTTTCACATTTAGTTCTCCGCctattataaatgatattacTACACCCAAACAAAATGAAACACCAGAAAAACCGAAAGGTTTATTCTCTAATTTGAGCTTTTCAACACCTATTGGGGATACAGCAACACCAAGTCTAAAATCACTATTAAAACCTATGGACTCAGAAACAAATAAAGATGTAAATGATAAACAATCTTTTTCATTTAATGCATCAAAATCTGCAATATTTTCTACAGAGACTACTCCTAAGTCTACAGAGAAATcactattttcatttaataatgtgGAAGAAAAATCTGCAATGTTTACTCCTAAATTAGATTTTACATCTGGGACATCTGCAACATCGTACTTTAGTACACTAGCAAAAAGTTCACCTAACCTAGGTTTCACCAACTCTCCCGATTTCAAAGGTTTCCCAGGTGCCGGTAGTACTATTTTTAGTGTTAAAACTAATCCTTCCCCACATGCCATTATTAAACCAGATGATCTCAACAACGAATCTGTAAGCCAACCATACGAAGGTTCTGAAGATTTTGTTCCAACTGCTGAATTTTCTCCAGTTATACCTTTGCCTGAGAAGGTAGAAGTAGTTACTGGCGAGGAAGGTCTTGAAACTGTATTTGATGATCGAGCAAAACTTCTCAGGTTTGATACAATTACCAAAGAATGGAAAGAGAAAGGAATtggacaaattaaaattttacacaaCCCTAAAGATGATTATTATCAGTTGTTAATGAGAAGAgaagtaattttaaaagtttgctGTAACCAAAGGTTGACTTCTGATTTGGAATTGAAACCTGTGACTTCATCAGAAAAAGCGATGTCGTGGGTTGGCCAAGATTATTCTGAAGGTGAATGTAAAAAAGAATTGTTTGCTATTAGATTCAAAACTATAGAACAGCTTCATGCATTTAAAGATAAATTCAATACAATTAAGAATAAACTTCAAGAATTGAAGGAAGTTTCTAGCAGCGCAGAAGCTaaagtagttgaaaaaaaatctaatattaaacTAGATGTCAGTAAACCATTACCCAACTTAAACGATCTAGCTCAATTTAAACCTAAACCTGGCTCCTGGACTTGTGATGCTTGTTATTTGTCAAATGATGCAAATACTGTTAAGTGTGTTGCATGCTGTACATTAAAACCAGGAGCAGTTGTTGATGATCAAACTCCTAAAAGCCAATCAACTACTGGTTTCACATTTGGACAAACGTCGTTTTCATCTTCCTTAAAATTTGGAGATGCTTTGAGTAATTCTCAGCCAGGCATTCCATTTGTTATGCCAACATTTGGAACATCAGCAGTGTCTTTTAGTTCATTGAGCACAAGCGACCACACAAACACATTTGGTCTTCCAATAAAGACTGCCGTCCATCAGAAAAAAACTTTAACATGGAGAGAAGAGAGTGCTGGACTAGAAAAATATGATTCAGATAAAAGTGATGACGAAAGTAATGATGGAACTGATGAATCTAACGACGAGAGTGATGATAATGACAGACCAAAATCTGTGTTTggaaatgaaaaaacaaaattcagtTCAAATg TTAAAATTGAAAAGCCTTCATTTAAAATAGACAATTCTTCAACCACCTTAAAATCATCTGAAAATCAAG TTAAAATAGAAAATCCTTCATTCTCTATTGATAATTCAAATTCTTTTAAGTCATCTGACAATCAAG AGTCCGTGAAATTTCTTGATGTTAAATCACTTAAAGATGTGGTATCTCATACTGATCAAAAACTTGCTGAAGAATTGAAACTTCCGTTGTCGTTCTTTCTTTATAAGTCAAAACCTAAATGTAAAGGATGTGCTGGCTGTGAAGAAGATTCTGAACAT gaaaTTGAAAAAGTTAAGGAACAAGATGAAGTACCTGTTAGTGTTTCTGAATCAAACATTACTTCGATCACATCAACAAATAACATACCCCAGTCTTTTCATACTACGTCATTTCTTTTTGGTGATAAATCTtcaacaaacatttttgaaaaacatactCCTATTGCCCCCATTTTTGGATCCAAACCAATTTTTGGAAGCTTTTCTTCGGATTCTACTAAAACAGACGATACTAAATCAACAAACTTATTTGGTCTTCCCTCTAATGTGAATCCTTCATCAATATTTGGTTCATTTTGTGCTTCTGGATCAACAGAATCACCAAATACTACCCAAAATTCGTTATTTTCTAAGACTGATGATATTAAATCCAAAACAGAAGGTTTATTCAACTTCAGCCCTAAAACTGATAGTCCCTTCAAGTTTGGAACAATTTCTAAAGATCCTAAATCAGTGTTTGGACAAGGGCTTTTTGGTCTGAAAGACAAAATTACTGTTGATGAAAGTGCTCTtaaag TTAATCCTTGGGCTACAAGTAACTTCAATCTTAATAAATCCACTGATGAGGAGAAAAATTGTGAAAAAGCTGAAGAAAATGGCGAGGAAGAAGTTGATAATAGCCATGATCCTCATTTTGAACCTATCATACCACTTCCTGATGCTATTGAAGTATCAACAGGAGAAGAGAATGAGAAAATAT TATTTTGTGAACGTTCAAAATTATTCCGCAAAGATGGCAGTGAATATAAAGAAAGAGGTATTGGTGAAATGAAAGTATTGTTTCATCCTGAAAGGAACACATACCGTTTCTTATTTAGAAGAGAAaag gtGTTTAAAGTTGTATGCAACCATTTGATTACGTCGGATATAAAGCTTGTGGCTATGACGTCTTCAAACAAGGCGTTTTGCTGGCCTTGTATGAACACAACTGAAGATAATCCTGAGCCACAAAAAGAGATGCTGGCTGTACGTTTCAAGAACGAAGAGATAGCTGGTAAATTTAAACAAGTGTTTGATGATTGTGTATCAAAATTAAGTGCATAA